One Mus musculus strain C57BL/6J chromosome X, GRCm38.p6 C57BL/6J DNA window includes the following coding sequences:
- the Gm52439 gene encoding igE-binding protein-like, giving the protein MNSELFSWGTRVPVSIALRGKPGLELSKEIQDSLSEVKWKIALQGMFGLELCLVLEALLFLFTCQQVVKAGRILDEIQDNLSEVKRGERVGAKRKYGTQTKYTGLSKGLEPEEKLRLGRNTWREIRRKRGKREKKKDQLAEVSRKRSLCSSLDGLGEPALGSSESDDEFSSEETDWEEEAAHYEGKGYQPDKMRANRSRKKPKAAGKGQLAAWPLGSRLQGHSAPPPYAEPPPCVVHQPCAERQWTERQCTDSFIPKEEQRKIQQAFPVFEGAEGGRVHAPVAYIQIKELAESVRNYGVSANFTIAQVERLANHAMTPGDWQTVVKAVAPSMGMYLEWKALWQDSCQTQARANATMEGDQRTWTFELLTGQGQHPANQTNYHWGAYAQISAAAVKAWKALPKKGEASGQLTKITQGAQESFSDFVARMTEAAGRIFGDSEQAAPLVEQLIYEQATQECRAAIAPRKNKGLQDWLRVCRELGGPLTNAGLAAAILQSQKCSMGRNDRRTCFNCRKPGHLKKDCRAPDKQGGTLTLCSKCGKGYHRADQCRSVRDIKGRLL; this is encoded by the coding sequence atgaattcagaacttttcagctggggaacgagagtaccagtgagtatagctttacgaggtaagcctggccttgaactttctaaggaaattcaagacagtctatcagaagtaaagtggaaaatagctttacaaggtatgtttggccttgaactttgtctagtgttagaagcccttttgttccttttcacatgtcaacaagtggttaaggcagggcggattctggacgaaattcaagacaatctatcagaagtaaagcggggagagagagtaggagcaaagagaaaatatggtacacaaactaagtatacaggcctttccaagggtcttgaacccgaggaaaagttaaggttaggtaggaatacctggagagagattagaagaaaaagaggaaaaagggaaaagaagaaagatcaattagcggaggtctctaggaaaaggagcctgtgctcatcgctggatgggctcggggagccagctcttggtagctctgaatcagatgatgaattctcctctgaagaaacagactgggaggaagaagcagctcattatgagggaaaagggtaccagccagataaaatgcgagctaatcggtcaaggaaaaagccaaaagcggctggcaaaggccagcttgctgcttggcctcttggcagtcggcttcaaggtcatagtgcacctccaccctatgctgagcccccgccctgcgtagtgcatcagccctgcgcagagaggcaatggacagagaggcaatgcacagactcgttcattccaaaggaggaacaaaggaaaatacaacaggcatttccggtctttgaaggagccgagggtgggcgtgtccacgctccggtagcgtatatacagattaaagagcttgccgagtcggtccgtaactatggagtcagtgctaatttcactatagcacaagtggaaaggcttgcgaatcacgctatgactcctggtgattggcagacggtagtaaaagctgtagcccccagtatgggaatgtatcttgagtggaaagccttgtggcaggactcctgccagacgcaggcaagggccaatgccaccatggaaggggatcagagaacgtggacttttgaattacttacaggtcagggacaacaccctgctaaccagacaaattatcattggggagcatatgctcagatctcagctgctgctgttaaggcatggaaagcactacctaagaagggagaggcaagtgggcagttgaccaagattactcaaggtgcacaagagtccttctcagattttgtggccagaatgacagaggcagcagggcgtatttttggagattcagagcaagccgcacctctggtagaacagctcatttatgagcaagccacacaggagtgccgagcagccatagccccaagaaagaacaaaggtttacaagactggctcagggtttgtcgggagcttgggggacctctcaccaatgcaggcttagcggctgccatccttcaatcccaaaaatgctccatgggcagaaatgatcggaggacatgttttaactgcaggaagcctgggcatcttaagaaagattgcagagctccagataaacagggggggaccctcactctttgctctaagtgtggcaagggttatcatagagccgaccagtgtcgctctgtgagggatataaagggcagactcctt